From Chromatiales bacterium, one genomic window encodes:
- the fabF gene encoding beta-ketoacyl-ACP synthase II — MSSRRVVVTGMGIIAPVGNDVETAWSQVVSGRSGIGPITDFDASQFSTTIGGSIRNFDAGQYIPPKEQKKMDPFIHFGIASAQQAVAHAGLAAAGYAPDRVGVAIGSGIGGLGTIEANFIRYTEGGPRKISPFFVPASIINMISGHISIQYDFRGPNIALVSACTTSTHCIGMAARLIAYGDADVMLAGGAEHGLTPLGLGGFCSARALSQRNDDPEGASRPWDSDRDGFVLSDGAACLVLEEYEAARRRGAPIFAEVAGFGMSADAHHITAPAETGDGAQASMRAALKDARMNPEDLQYINAHGTSTPLGDAAETRAVRSVFGAHADKLAVSSTKSTTGHLLGAAGAVEAVFSILAIRDQVAPPTINLHKPGPDCDLDYVPNTARKMPINAVLSNSFGFGGTNGSLVFRRV; from the coding sequence ATGTCCAGCCGACGCGTCGTCGTTACCGGTATGGGAATCATTGCCCCCGTGGGCAATGACGTGGAGACCGCCTGGTCGCAGGTGGTTTCCGGTCGCAGTGGTATCGGGCCGATCACCGATTTCGATGCCAGCCAGTTCTCGACAACCATCGGCGGCAGTATCCGTAACTTCGACGCGGGTCAGTACATTCCCCCGAAAGAACAGAAAAAAATGGACCCGTTCATCCATTTCGGTATCGCTTCGGCCCAGCAGGCTGTGGCACATGCCGGACTGGCGGCGGCGGGCTATGCGCCGGACCGTGTTGGTGTGGCCATAGGCTCGGGAATCGGCGGGCTCGGCACGATTGAAGCAAATTTCATACGCTACACGGAGGGTGGCCCGCGCAAGATTTCGCCGTTCTTCGTTCCGGCCAGCATCATCAACATGATCTCCGGCCATATTTCGATCCAGTACGATTTCCGTGGTCCGAATATTGCGCTGGTCAGTGCCTGCACGACCTCTACCCACTGTATCGGCATGGCGGCGCGCCTGATCGCCTATGGTGATGCCGACGTCATGCTGGCCGGCGGCGCGGAACACGGGCTCACGCCACTTGGTCTCGGTGGATTCTGTTCGGCGCGCGCGCTGTCACAGCGCAATGATGATCCGGAGGGCGCAAGCCGGCCCTGGGACAGCGATCGCGACGGTTTTGTGCTCAGCGATGGCGCGGCATGTCTGGTGCTTGAAGAGTACGAGGCGGCACGTCGTCGTGGTGCGCCGATCTTCGCTGAAGTGGCCGGTTTTGGCATGAGTGCCGATGCACACCACATCACCGCACCGGCGGAGACTGGCGATGGTGCACAGGCCAGCATGCGTGCCGCGCTGAAAGACGCCCGAATGAATCCCGAAGATCTCCAGTACATCAATGCGCATGGCACCTCCACGCCGCTGGGTGATGCAGCAGAAACACGCGCGGTCCGCTCGGTCTTCGGTGCACATGCAGACAAGCTGGCCGTGAGTTCCACGAAGTCCACGACGGGCCATCTGCTGGGTGCAGCCGGCGCGGTGGAGGCCGTATTCAGCATACTGGCGATTCGTGACCAGGTTGCGCCGCCGACCATCAACCTGCACAAGCCGGGTCCGGATTGCGACCTGGACTACGTGCCGAACACGGCGCGCAAGATGCCGATCAACGCAGTACTGAGTAACTCATTCGGCTTCGGCGGAACCAACGGCAGCCTCGTTTTCCGGCGCGTTTGA
- the acpP gene encoding acyl carrier protein: MSSIEEQVKSIVAEQLGVKEEEVTNKASFVDDLGADSLDTVELVMALEEEFETEIPDEDAEKIKTVQQAIDYITQRAAAS, from the coding sequence ATGAGCAGTATTGAGGAACAGGTCAAGAGCATCGTTGCCGAGCAGCTCGGCGTAAAGGAAGAAGAGGTCACCAACAAGGCCTCTTTCGTGGATGACCTTGGCGCCGATTCCCTGGATACGGTTGAACTGGTCATGGCTCTTGAAGAAGAGTTCGAGACCGAGATCCCCGACGAGGACGCCGAGAAGATCAAGACGGTCCAGCAGGCTATCGACTACATCACTCAACGGGCTGCTGCGTCCTGA
- the fabG gene encoding 3-oxoacyl-ACP reductase FabG, with protein MDKPATLFSLTGERALVTGASRGIGAAIADLLGQAGATVIGTATTEAGAAAISARFQALGVTGRGLVLDASQATAVSAAEAEISANEGPVSILVNNAGITRDNLLMRMKEEEWQAVIDTNLSAVFLTSKTFMRGMLKARHGRIINISSVVGVMGNPGQTNYAAAKAGMIGFSKAMAREVASRGITVNVIAPGFIATDMTAGLAEAQRKELEARVPLQRLGTVEDVAAAALFLAARSGSYITGETMHVNGGMLMP; from the coding sequence TTGGATAAGCCAGCTACGCTTTTTTCACTCACCGGTGAGCGGGCGCTCGTTACCGGCGCATCGCGCGGAATAGGCGCGGCGATTGCTGATCTGCTCGGGCAGGCTGGCGCCACCGTGATTGGTACAGCGACTACGGAGGCGGGGGCCGCGGCGATCAGTGCCAGATTCCAGGCTCTGGGTGTAACCGGTCGCGGGCTGGTGCTGGATGCCTCCCAGGCGACAGCTGTCAGCGCCGCGGAAGCGGAGATCAGTGCGAATGAAGGTCCGGTCAGTATTCTGGTCAACAATGCAGGCATCACGCGCGACAATCTGCTGATGCGCATGAAAGAGGAAGAATGGCAGGCTGTCATCGATACCAATCTCTCCGCCGTATTTCTCACCAGCAAGACGTTCATGCGCGGCATGCTCAAGGCGCGGCATGGCCGGATCATCAATATCTCGTCGGTAGTGGGTGTCATGGGCAACCCTGGCCAGACAAATTACGCGGCGGCCAAGGCGGGGATGATCGGTTTCAGCAAGGCGATGGCGCGCGAGGTGGCAAGTCGGGGCATCACCGTAAATGTCATCGCGCCGGGCTTTATCGCCACTGACATGACCGCAGGCCTCGCCGAGGCCCAGCGCAAGGAGCTTGAGGCCCGTGTGCCACTGCAGCGCCTCGGTACGGTGGAGGATGTGGCGGCCGCGGCCCTGTTTCTGGCCGCACGCTCCGGCAGTTACATCACCGGGGAGACCATGCATGTCAATGGTGGCATGCTCATGCCCTGA
- the rrtA gene encoding rhombosortase, giving the protein MGFALLLVGLQFLPDELHRKLWYARDAVANGEYWRLLTGNLVHLGWRHLALNVGALLIGIWVFYPARTPVAWVFAQLVCSLASTLGLYLFSPEILWCVGMSGALHGLLIIGAIDWIRQGDRFGWVLLLIWIAKLGWEQLNGAVPLSAETIGAPVVTDAHLWGAVGGFLFVGGESAVRKLRA; this is encoded by the coding sequence ATGGGCTTTGCGCTGCTGCTCGTCGGCCTGCAGTTCCTGCCAGACGAGCTGCACAGGAAGCTCTGGTATGCGCGTGATGCAGTGGCCAACGGCGAATACTGGCGGCTTCTGACCGGCAATCTGGTGCATCTGGGCTGGCGGCATCTGGCGCTGAATGTGGGCGCGCTGCTGATCGGGATATGGGTGTTCTACCCGGCGCGAACGCCTGTCGCCTGGGTCTTTGCGCAGCTTGTCTGTTCCCTTGCCAGCACCCTCGGGCTTTATCTGTTCAGTCCGGAAATCCTCTGGTGTGTGGGTATGTCCGGTGCGCTGCACGGCCTGCTGATCATCGGTGCGATCGACTGGATCCGCCAGGGCGATCGGTTCGGCTGGGTCCTGCTGCTGATCTGGATCGCGAAGCTGGGATGGGAGCAACTGAATGGCGCCGTGCCCCTGTCAGCGGAAACGATCGGTGCACCAGTGGTCACTGACGCGCACCTGTGGGGTGCGGTCGGCGGCTTCCTGTTTGTGGGCGGTGAGTCCGCTGTGCGGAAGCTGCGTGCCTGA
- the gspG gene encoding type II secretion system major pseudopilin GspG: protein MKFENAPFRAARGFTLIEIMVVVVILGILAALIAPNVISRIDDAQSAKVQQDIRAIESALKLYRLDSFRYPTGQEGLEALVTPPQDPAQKWPDGGYLDRLPKDPWDRPYIYENPGKQGAFDIYTLGRDGQPGGDGVDADIGNWDID, encoded by the coding sequence ATGAAGTTCGAGAACGCTCCGTTCCGGGCAGCGCGAGGTTTTACGCTGATAGAAATCATGGTTGTGGTGGTCATTCTCGGCATTCTTGCCGCGCTGATTGCTCCGAACGTGATCAGCCGCATCGACGATGCACAGAGCGCCAAGGTCCAGCAGGACATCCGCGCCATCGAGAGCGCACTGAAGCTCTATCGCCTGGACAGTTTCCGGTATCCGACCGGGCAGGAAGGTCTGGAGGCCCTCGTCACCCCGCCACAGGATCCCGCCCAGAAGTGGCCTGATGGCGGCTATCTCGACCGCTTGCCCAAGGATCCCTGGGACCGGCCGTACATCTACGAGAATCCCGGCAAACAGGGGGCATTCGACATCTATACGCTGGGCCGCGACGGGCAGCCGGGCGGTGACGGAGTCGATGCCGATATCGGTAACTGGGATATCGACTGA
- the gspH gene encoding type II secretion system minor pseudopilin GspH codes for MPCLANDRQQQGFTLLEVLVVVFIVGVIATMFTLAVGVAGGVDRELRQETERLETLIHLALEDSTFQARELGIRFYPQSYEFSVWSRGQIADPTDDTWIQIEDEVLAPRKLNKSFGFELEIEGRSVVLENSAKDVEKSYRPQIFIFSSGDISDAFVVRIRDRVERRSYTLDVATDGTTEITRDDK; via the coding sequence ATGCCCTGTCTGGCAAATGATCGGCAGCAGCAGGGCTTCACCCTACTCGAAGTGCTGGTGGTGGTATTCATCGTCGGCGTCATCGCCACGATGTTCACGCTGGCCGTGGGCGTGGCCGGTGGCGTAGACCGCGAACTGCGGCAGGAAACCGAACGCCTGGAAACGCTCATACATCTTGCGCTGGAGGACTCGACTTTCCAGGCGCGCGAACTGGGCATACGCTTTTATCCGCAGAGCTACGAGTTCTCTGTCTGGTCACGCGGGCAGATCGCAGACCCCACCGATGACACCTGGATACAGATCGAGGATGAGGTCCTCGCACCCCGGAAACTCAACAAGAGTTTTGGCTTCGAGCTGGAAATCGAGGGACGCAGCGTGGTCCTCGAAAACAGTGCAAAGGACGTGGAAAAAAGCTACCGGCCACAGATTTTCATATTCTCCTCGGGCGATATCAGCGATGCCTTTGTGGTGCGCATCCGTGATCGCGTCGAGCGGCGCAGCTACACGCTGGATGTAGCAACAGATGGGACGACGGAAATCACCCGCGATGACAAATAA
- the gspI gene encoding type II secretion system minor pseudopilin GspI, translated as MTNKRCGQPGFTLIEVLVALVIVALGLLAAFGQVNQTLTTASRLRDKTFADWVALNQLTAQRLTGEFPAIGSSSGETEMGRAKWRYTVKVDKTDFEDLRQIDVSVAFADKPEQVVTSISGFMGRAASQAVEPGGQRADWVPIEPGR; from the coding sequence ATGACAAATAAGCGGTGCGGACAGCCGGGTTTCACGCTCATCGAGGTGCTGGTCGCACTGGTCATCGTTGCGCTGGGACTGCTGGCCGCCTTCGGGCAGGTCAACCAGACACTGACCACGGCGAGCCGCCTGCGTGACAAGACCTTCGCCGACTGGGTCGCGCTGAACCAGCTCACCGCGCAACGGCTGACCGGTGAATTCCCTGCCATCGGCAGCAGTTCCGGGGAAACCGAAATGGGGCGTGCCAAATGGCGCTACACCGTCAAGGTTGATAAGACCGATTTTGAAGATCTGCGCCAGATCGACGTTTCGGTAGCCTTCGCCGACAAACCGGAACAGGTCGTCACGTCGATCTCCGGCTTCATGGGACGGGCCGCCAGCCAGGCCGTGGAACCCGGCGGCCAGCGCGCCGACTGGGTACCGATCGAGCCGGGCCGCTGA
- the gspJ gene encoding type II secretion system minor pseudopilin GspJ: MPYRKPVCRRSLTGLRRTVSGFTLLELLVAMGIFAVIGAMALGGLNTVVDQTTIAREQMDRLGKLQRALRLMSGDFSNLAPRFVRDELGTAGEAPLLADGRLFGVELRLSRGGWPNPAGLPHRGTLQRVQYRLDDDKLIREYWSVMDHVLGQEPRSQELLSGVNEFKLFYLDTQNEWRTQWPPPAQTTSTVVGQRPRAVRIVLDLKDWGAVERLIEVAQ, encoded by the coding sequence ATGCCATATCGCAAGCCCGTCTGCCGGAGATCACTGACTGGCCTAAGACGCACGGTCAGCGGCTTTACCTTGCTTGAGCTGCTGGTTGCGATGGGTATCTTTGCCGTCATCGGTGCGATGGCGCTGGGCGGCCTGAATACCGTGGTCGACCAGACCACCATCGCTCGCGAGCAGATGGATCGTCTCGGCAAACTGCAGCGGGCGCTGCGTCTGATGAGCGGTGACTTCAGCAATCTCGCGCCGCGCTTTGTCCGCGACGAACTCGGTACAGCCGGTGAGGCGCCCCTGTTGGCCGATGGTCGTCTGTTCGGCGTGGAGCTGCGCCTCAGCCGCGGCGGCTGGCCCAATCCGGCCGGCCTGCCCCATCGCGGCACCCTGCAGCGCGTGCAGTATCGTCTGGATGACGACAAGCTGATTCGCGAATACTGGTCCGTGATGGACCATGTGCTGGGCCAGGAGCCGCGCAGCCAGGAGCTGCTGAGCGGCGTCAATGAATTCAAGTTGTTCTATCTCGATACGCAGAATGAATGGCGAACCCAGTGGCCGCCGCCCGCACAGACAACCAGCACGGTCGTCGGCCAGCGACCACGCGCGGTGCGCATCGTTCTGGATCTCAAGGACTGGGGTGCCGTCGAGCGTCTGATCGAGGTGGCGCAGTGA
- the gspK gene encoding type II secretion system minor pseudopilin GspK yields the protein MKRCAGPARQRGIAVLTAVLVVTLATVLAVNLLWQSSVDLRRTETLLLQDQARQYDLGGEEVARVFLVKDFRNDPGGMDTTKEIWATPLKRDFEGGFFEGWLLDQQGRFDLNSLVDAKGKPVEKTCRQFVRMLMLLPLESPLDANTATSLMEATVDWIDPDQAPQLNGAEDDHYTSREPPYRPADFWFVSISELLAVEGYTPEIYAALEPHVTALPLTDKPRLINVNTATDVVLASLVDNETLESVEPLLNQEYAKATDFTEEAPGFKAIENDIDVKSDWFLLTVTTSIGTTQSTLYSLLERHGENVAVRLRSFDVK from the coding sequence GTGAAGCGGTGCGCAGGTCCGGCCCGCCAGCGTGGCATCGCCGTGCTGACGGCAGTGCTGGTCGTGACCCTGGCAACGGTACTCGCCGTAAACCTGCTGTGGCAGAGCAGTGTCGATCTGCGCCGTACCGAGACGTTGCTGCTGCAGGACCAGGCGCGTCAATACGACCTCGGTGGCGAAGAAGTCGCCAGGGTGTTTTTGGTCAAGGACTTTCGCAACGATCCCGGCGGCATGGATACGACGAAGGAGATCTGGGCCACACCACTGAAGCGTGATTTCGAGGGCGGATTCTTCGAGGGCTGGCTGCTCGATCAGCAGGGCCGCTTTGACCTCAACAGCCTGGTGGATGCAAAGGGCAAGCCGGTTGAGAAGACCTGCCGCCAGTTTGTACGCATGCTGATGTTGCTGCCGCTCGAATCACCACTGGATGCAAACACGGCAACTTCGCTCATGGAAGCGACAGTCGACTGGATTGATCCGGACCAGGCACCACAATTGAACGGCGCCGAGGATGACCACTACACCAGCCGCGAACCGCCCTACCGGCCAGCAGATTTCTGGTTCGTTTCCATCAGCGAATTGCTGGCCGTGGAAGGCTACACGCCGGAGATCTATGCGGCACTGGAGCCTCATGTCACCGCCCTGCCGCTAACCGACAAACCGCGCCTGATCAATGTAAACACCGCCACCGATGTCGTGCTGGCTTCGCTGGTGGACAACGAAACCCTGGAAAGCGTTGAACCGCTGCTCAATCAGGAATACGCGAAAGCAACCGACTTCACCGAAGAAGCACCCGGTTTCAAGGCCATCGAGAACGACATCGACGTAAAAAGCGACTGGTTTCTGCTGACTGTGACCACGTCTATTGGCACCACCCAGTCCACTCTGTACAGTCTGCTGGAACGCCACGGCGAGAACGTCGCGGTCCGCCTGCGCAGTTTTGACGTGAAATGA
- a CDS encoding type II secretion system protein M produces MNLAALQQWFDKLAPRERWMVMAGAVFALVALIFALGIRPLYQARDAAAGRVADQRRLLADIEQVAQRFGPQSGPAAQVQGSGESVVVLVDRSTRERGLSSYLKRNQPEGNGGVRLRLENAPFDELLLWISDVQSGQGLAAVSASFDPTGEPGRVNANLVLSPVGR; encoded by the coding sequence ATGAACCTGGCTGCGCTTCAGCAGTGGTTCGACAAGCTGGCGCCGCGCGAGCGCTGGATGGTGATGGCCGGCGCAGTGTTTGCGCTCGTCGCGCTGATCTTCGCGCTCGGCATCCGGCCGCTTTACCAGGCCCGCGATGCTGCCGCCGGGCGGGTTGCCGACCAGCGCCGGTTGCTGGCTGATATCGAACAGGTCGCGCAGCGCTTTGGACCGCAATCCGGCCCCGCTGCGCAGGTCCAGGGCAGTGGCGAATCAGTCGTCGTGCTGGTCGACCGCTCGACGAGGGAGCGCGGGCTCAGCAGCTATCTGAAGCGCAATCAGCCCGAAGGCAATGGCGGCGTTCGTCTGCGCCTGGAAAACGCACCCTTCGACGAGTTGCTGCTGTGGATCTCCGATGTGCAGTCCGGCCAGGGACTCGCAGCCGTGTCGGCCAGTTTCGACCCCACCGGTGAACCAGGGCGCGTGAACGCCAACCTGGTGCTGAGTCCGGTCGGGCGCTGA
- a CDS encoding type II secretion system protein N: MTRMYRTLLFTGLASLGLSLLLLIPARTLLPLLIKSGAVTSGLDGTVWSGSARTLNAGPLRFDQLRWRFEPWRLLRGELGARIEGRLPDGFFSGHVARSLGGRLVIRDIEAAAPLQVLSPGMASLTGNSQLSIRMQQIAWLDGWVETAIGTIQLSQVVLPIPVLAGRTPPGNYVISFDSESLAAGTPLSGKVADGGGPLEISGVLNLSPPRNYELSATVKARDTAPPELVNILKSAGPRAPDGGREFSLAGSF, translated from the coding sequence ATGACACGCATGTACCGCACCCTGTTGTTCACCGGCCTGGCCTCCCTGGGTCTGTCGCTGCTGCTGCTCATTCCCGCGCGGACCCTTCTGCCATTGCTGATCAAATCCGGTGCGGTCACCAGCGGTCTGGACGGCACCGTCTGGTCAGGCAGCGCGCGTACCCTGAACGCGGGGCCGCTGCGCTTCGACCAGCTGCGCTGGCGATTCGAGCCGTGGCGACTGCTGCGCGGCGAACTCGGCGCGCGTATCGAGGGGCGGCTCCCCGATGGTTTCTTTTCCGGACATGTGGCGCGCTCGCTGGGCGGCAGACTTGTCATTCGCGATATCGAAGCGGCGGCACCACTGCAGGTACTGTCACCCGGCATGGCGTCCCTGACCGGCAACAGCCAGCTCAGCATCAGGATGCAGCAGATCGCCTGGCTCGACGGCTGGGTGGAAACAGCGATCGGCACGATCCAGCTGTCGCAGGTCGTGTTGCCGATTCCAGTGCTTGCCGGCCGCACACCGCCTGGCAATTACGTCATCAGCTTCGACAGCGAATCGCTGGCAGCCGGCACACCGCTCAGCGGGAAGGTCGCCGACGGCGGCGGCCCGCTGGAAATCAGCGGGGTACTGAACCTGAGCCCGCCACGCAACTATGAACTCTCTGCCACGGTCAAGGCACGCGACACGGCGCCGCCAGAACTGGTCAATATCCTGAAGTCAGCCGGTCCGCGCGCGCCCGACGGTGGCCGCGAATTCAGCCTGGCAGGCTCATTCTGA
- a CDS encoding UvrD-helicase domain-containing protein, with product MKIAGTAPDDALRERALAPDRSFLVQAPAGAGKTELLIQRYLRLLSLVDEPEEILAITFTRKAAAEMQRRICQALTGEGAAAADETASRRRQRELVAAVRARDQARGWGLAAYPSRLRISTIDSLSASLARSTPVSGGANVLRPVATPFDPLYRQAAREAVRLLVEDDAAGVAVASLLAHFDNRLDRLEALLAGMLAHRDQWLPIIGTPMDMDLARAELEAALGRVVSHELDLVQAALPAALLDQLMEIVHAAAINRGLVVAAGPDTRYPVAERLAWWQLAAATVLTKSGTPRARLTVAEGFPPAQKDLKTHAAELIAHIGEVKGLLPVLATVAGLPSPVYPAAQWRALEALLQLLPVAAAGLKLVFAARGLTDYVEIAAEGRAALGGLDSPSELALRVDWRIRHVLLDEFQDTSQPQYELLQALTRGWSPGDGRTLFLVGDPMQSIYGFRQAEVRLFLASRDQGIPGVQLEFIRLCANFRSVPPLVEWVNRIFPQVFPPHDDLLTSAISFVPSTPAILPEEDGTTDVPDSGEPEYGVRLHGCSWMQAESEGMEVAALVTRCLQRWPADSIGILVRSRAHAAAVVSALRAAQIDFSAADLVQLGKTAIASQLLALTHALLHAGDRLAWLSVLRAPWCGLMLADLEALAAPGADDQSLLVERCNDGQWLSRLSTDGRNRVKRLAAAFGRARGRLGQIPLRDVIEGLWVELGGPAVAGADLPLVDLVLDTIGQHDSGGDCADLLALDASLDASPSSLPGGGSQVQVMTIHKAKGLQFDTVILPALGRETRRDQQPALLWQEVPSAGGKPELLLAPVNAAGEKNADPLYALLWRLRRQQRLAETDRLLYVAATRAIKRLHLYGQLKTAEPVDDGAVSVVPAAGSLLERLWPALGSCWPEVTEPEVAATDDCVSHWQQPVLRRLPGAWQRPPPPAGLGLTIAEAAQPETLVPYDWASSWAMHAGAVAHRWLQHIATVGAEQFVGDDAAFRSLQPAIRRLLLRAGVEADNLNRAIERVHAVLSNALTDERGRWLMSSQHDEAVNEYPLTVKSGDRFRHLVIDRSFVCGQGIRWIVDYKTSSHEGGDRTQFIASETRRYAPQLTAYRDAFAQIETRPISVALYFPLLRLLHAVELPEAGSE from the coding sequence ATGAAGATCGCCGGTACCGCACCTGATGACGCGCTGCGCGAACGTGCACTCGCACCGGATCGCTCTTTTCTGGTCCAGGCACCGGCTGGCGCCGGCAAGACCGAACTGCTGATTCAGCGCTATCTGCGACTGCTCAGTCTGGTCGACGAACCGGAAGAAATTCTTGCCATCACTTTTACACGCAAGGCTGCAGCCGAGATGCAGCGAAGGATCTGCCAGGCCTTGACCGGCGAGGGGGCCGCCGCGGCTGACGAAACCGCGAGTCGCCGCCGACAGCGGGAACTGGTCGCCGCGGTGCGGGCCAGGGATCAGGCGCGAGGCTGGGGTCTTGCGGCCTACCCGTCCCGGCTGCGCATCAGCACGATCGACAGCCTGAGTGCATCGCTGGCGCGCAGTACACCGGTGAGCGGCGGTGCGAACGTGCTGCGCCCGGTGGCGACGCCGTTCGACCCGCTGTATCGGCAGGCAGCGCGCGAGGCCGTGCGACTGCTGGTTGAGGACGATGCGGCGGGCGTGGCAGTCGCCAGCCTGCTGGCTCATTTCGATAACCGTCTGGACCGTCTGGAAGCTTTGCTGGCCGGGATGCTGGCGCATCGCGACCAGTGGCTGCCGATCATCGGTACGCCCATGGATATGGACCTGGCTCGTGCCGAGCTTGAGGCCGCGCTGGGCCGGGTGGTGAGTCATGAACTGGATCTGGTTCAGGCGGCGCTACCGGCGGCGCTGCTCGATCAGCTCATGGAGATCGTCCACGCTGCCGCGATCAACCGTGGTCTCGTTGTCGCTGCGGGCCCCGATACCAGGTACCCGGTCGCTGAGCGCCTGGCATGGTGGCAGCTTGCAGCGGCGACGGTCCTGACAAAATCGGGTACGCCGCGCGCGCGACTCACCGTGGCAGAGGGATTCCCGCCGGCGCAGAAGGATCTCAAGACGCACGCTGCGGAGCTGATCGCGCACATCGGCGAGGTCAAGGGATTGTTGCCGGTGCTGGCGACGGTCGCCGGCTTGCCGTCGCCCGTTTATCCCGCCGCGCAGTGGCGGGCGCTGGAAGCGCTGCTGCAGCTGCTGCCCGTCGCAGCCGCGGGATTGAAGCTGGTCTTCGCTGCGCGTGGCCTGACTGACTACGTGGAAATCGCTGCGGAGGGCAGGGCAGCACTGGGCGGCCTCGATTCGCCCAGCGAACTGGCGTTGCGCGTGGACTGGCGAATCCGCCATGTGCTGCTCGACGAGTTCCAGGACACCTCGCAGCCCCAATACGAGTTGCTGCAGGCACTGACGCGCGGCTGGTCACCAGGCGATGGCCGTACGCTGTTTCTGGTCGGCGATCCGATGCAGTCCATCTACGGTTTTCGACAGGCTGAAGTGCGCCTGTTTCTGGCCAGTCGCGATCAGGGCATTCCCGGCGTGCAGCTCGAATTCATCCGTCTGTGTGCCAACTTCCGCTCAGTGCCTCCGCTGGTCGAGTGGGTCAACCGGATCTTTCCGCAGGTTTTCCCCCCGCACGATGACCTGCTCACCAGCGCCATCAGCTTCGTCCCCAGCACCCCGGCGATACTGCCGGAGGAGGATGGCACGACGGATGTACCGGATTCCGGTGAGCCTGAATATGGCGTGCGGCTGCACGGTTGCAGCTGGATGCAGGCGGAATCGGAAGGTATGGAGGTCGCCGCCCTGGTGACGCGCTGCCTGCAGCGCTGGCCGGCGGACAGTATCGGCATTCTGGTTCGCAGCCGGGCACATGCGGCGGCGGTCGTTTCGGCGTTGCGCGCCGCACAGATCGATTTCTCTGCAGCCGATCTGGTGCAGCTCGGCAAGACGGCGATTGCCAGCCAACTTCTGGCCCTCACTCATGCGCTTCTGCATGCCGGTGACCGCCTGGCCTGGCTGTCGGTACTGCGGGCGCCCTGGTGCGGGCTGATGCTGGCCGATCTCGAGGCTCTGGCTGCTCCCGGAGCTGATGACCAGTCACTGCTCGTTGAACGTTGCAACGATGGACAGTGGCTGTCCAGGCTGAGTACCGATGGCCGCAATCGCGTGAAGCGGCTTGCGGCAGCATTCGGGCGTGCACGTGGACGCCTCGGTCAGATCCCCTTGCGCGATGTGATCGAAGGCCTGTGGGTGGAACTGGGCGGACCGGCCGTGGCTGGTGCAGACCTGCCGCTTGTGGATCTGGTACTCGACACGATAGGGCAGCACGACAGCGGGGGCGATTGCGCGGACCTGCTGGCGCTTGATGCTTCGCTCGACGCCTCACCATCGTCCTTGCCCGGCGGCGGCAGCCAGGTCCAGGTGATGACAATTCACAAGGCGAAAGGGCTGCAGTTCGATACGGTCATCCTGCCGGCGCTCGGGCGGGAGACCCGCCGCGATCAGCAACCGGCGCTGCTCTGGCAGGAAGTGCCTTCGGCCGGTGGCAAGCCTGAGCTGTTGCTGGCGCCGGTGAATGCGGCCGGCGAAAAGAATGCGGATCCACTTTACGCGCTGCTGTGGCGCTTGCGGCGTCAACAGAGACTGGCCGAAACCGACCGGCTGCTCTATGTCGCCGCGACCCGTGCCATCAAGCGCCTGCACCTGTACGGTCAGCTCAAGACTGCTGAACCGGTTGACGATGGCGCCGTGTCGGTCGTGCCTGCGGCGGGCAGCCTGCTGGAACGCCTCTGGCCAGCCCTCGGCTCATGCTGGCCCGAAGTCACGGAGCCAGAGGTCGCTGCGACAGACGATTGCGTGTCGCACTGGCAGCAACCTGTATTGCGCCGCCTGCCTGGCGCGTGGCAGCGGCCGCCGCCGCCGGCTGGCCTGGGCCTGACAATTGCGGAAGCAGCACAGCCGGAAACCCTCGTGCCTTACGACTGGGCGAGTTCCTGGGCGATGCATGCCGGCGCGGTTGCGCATCGCTGGCTGCAGCATATTGCGACGGTCGGCGCCGAGCAGTTCGTGGGCGACGACGCGGCGTTTCGCAGTCTGCAACCCGCTATCCGGCGTTTGCTGCTCCGGGCCGGCGTCGAAGCCGACAATCTGAACCGCGCCATCGAGCGGGTACATGCCGTGTTGAGCAATGCGCTGACCGATGAGCGCGGACGCTGGCTGATGTCCTCGCAGCACGATGAGGCCGTGAACGAGTACCCGCTGACGGTGAAGTCTGGCGACCGTTTCAGGCACCTGGTCATCGACCGCTCATTCGTCTGCGGGCAGGGCATTCGCTGGATCGTCGACTACAAGACCAGCAGTCACGAGGGCGGTGACCGCACGCAGTTCATCGCTTCGGAAACGCGGCGTTACGCGCCCCAGCTGACAGCCTACAGAGACGCCTTCGCGCAGATTGAAACAAGGCCGATTTCAGTGGCGCTGTATTTTCCACTGCTCAGGCTGCTGCACGCAGTCGAGCTGCCAGAAGCTGGCTCAGAATGA